GTTCTGGTAGATCCGAAGAAGGTAGAACTGACCCTCTTTAATAAAATCGAACGCCATTATTTGGCGAAGCTCCCGGATACGGAGGAAGCTATTATTACCGACACTACCAAGGTGATTAATACCCTAAACTCCCTTTGTATTGAGATGGACGACCGCTATGAGCTCCTTAAAAATGCCATGGTGCGAAACATCAAGGAGTACAATGCCAAGTTTATCGCACGCAAATTAAATCCGGAAGAAGGTCATCGCTACTTACCCTACATCGTTTTGGTAATTGACGAATTTGCCGACCTGATTATGACGGCTGGTAAGGAGGTGGAAACGCCTATTGCTCGTTTGGCTCAGCTGGCTCGTGCGATTGGCATCCACTTAATTGTGGCTACACAAAGGCCTTCAGTAAACGTAATTACCGGTATTATTAAAGCGAACTTCCCCGCGCGGGTAGCTTTTAGGGTAACCTCTAAAATTGACTCTCGTACTATTTTGGATGCCGGTGGCGCCGAACAATTGATTGGTAAAGGTGATATGCTATTGAGTCAGGGCTCGGATTTAATCCGATTGCAATGTGCCTTTGTAGATACGCCTGAAGTTGAAAAGATAACGGATTATATCGGGGGCCAAAAAGCCTATCCCGAAGCTTATAAACTGCCCGAATACAAAGGCGCTGATGAGGATGGGAATACCGGTATTGATATTCTGGACCCTTCTGAAAGAGATGCACTCTTTGAAGATGCAGCGCGCTTGGTTGTGCAGTCCCAACAGGGTTCTACCTCCATGCTACAGCGAAAATTAAAGCTGGGCTATAATCGAGCGGGACGAATTGTTGACCAATTGGAAGCGGCAGGCATTATTGGTCCTTTCGAAGGATCCAAAGCCCGGGAAGTTTTAATTCCGGATGAATATGCTCTGGAACAGTTATTGAATCACGAGAAGAACAAAGAATAAAAGATGCGACGTTTATTTCCCCTACTTGTAGCGGCTTTTGCCGGCCAGCTATTGTTAGCGCAGAGTCATACTGAGGCCAAGGCCTTATTGCAAGAAGCTAGCAAAACCATGAAAGCCTATCCGGCTTTGGAAATCAGCTTCACTTACACTTTTGAAAATACGCGCGTAGAGCCACCCATTAAGCAAGAGCAAAAAGGTACCCTGGCATTGCAAGGTGAAAATTACCGCTTGAAAACAGACCTCCTAGAACAATTGAGAGTAGGTAAGAAGTTGTACAATATTTATCATGAAGATGAAGAAGTACAGGTGAACACTTACGAAGAAAGCGATGAAGCCGGTTTAAGCCCTGCTCGCATTCTCAGCTTCTACGAAAAAGGCTACAGTTATAAAATGGGAGGTAAGGAAAGTATTAATGGCCGTAACATTCAATATGTGATTTTAAAGCCCACCGCCAGTGAGGAGATCGACAAGATTATGATCGGTATTGATGCGCAGACCAAAGAAGTTTACTCCATGAAACAATGGGGAACCAATGGCACCGTTACCACATTGATCGTTACCAAATTGGTAAAGAACGCCAAATGGCCGGCCAATCAATTTAAGTTTGTAAAAGCAGACTATCCCGGTTACTACATATCCGAATAAATGAAGATACTTGACCGCTTTGTTTTACGGTCTTTCTTTCGACCTTTTATCATCACATTCTTTGTGATGATTCTTTTTTTATTGATGCAGTTCGTCTGGAAGTATATCGACGATCTGGTGGGTCGTGGCGTGGAATGGTATTATATCGCCGAACTTCTTTTTTATACCTCTGCTACTCTGGTTCCAATGGCGCTGCCCCTAGCGGTACTACTCAGTTCCATTATGGTTTTGGGTACCCTTGGCGAGAATTACGAATTAGCCGCTTTAAAATCATCGGGCTTAAGCCTGATGCGCGTGATGCGTCCCCTCTTTGTTTTTATCTGTTTCTTGGCATTAAGTGCTTTCCTTTTTGGCAATTATGTAATCCCTATCGCAAACTTGCATAGTGAGAATTTACGACGCAACATTACCAATAAGAAGCCCGCACTCAGTATTCGTCCGGGTATCTTCTATACCGGTATCGAAGGCTATTCCATTAAGATTGCGGATAAGTATGGTCCTGATCAAAATTTGCTGGATGAAGTTCTGATTTACGATCATACCCAGAACAATGGGAATACCAAGGTAATTGTAGCGGATAGCGGAAAAATGAATGTGACCAGCGATGAGCAATTCCTAGAGATCACTCTCTACAATGGACATAGTTACGAAGACCTTATTCCTAAGAAACGAAAAGATCGCGATAATAAGCCCTTTGTAAGCTCAGCTTTTGAAGAAAGTCTTATTCGCTTTAATCTGGGCGACTTTCAAGCTGGAGATATGCGCAAAACCGGCCGAAAGGAATTTGATATGCTTAATGTTCGGCAATTAGGCGTTGCCGTTGATAGCTTGAATGATTTGCTGGCCAATCAGCAACAGGAGTTTGCCCGACAGATGGTAGACAAATACGCCTATACCGATTTGGTTGAAAAGGAAAAATTAGCGGAGGAAAGTGCCGCTGAAAATGACAGCAATCAAAATCCAATAATTAAGGCCGATCTCGAAAAAATGAGTCCACATTTACTCGAGAATTTCGCTCCTGAAATGCGCAGTCGCATCTTGCAAAACTCCTTGCGTATTGCCCGTGGTAATCGTGCCTATTTCACCAATGCCAGTGCTCAATACAATTGGCGAAAGATGATGATTGCTCGTCACGTATTAGAATGGCAAAAGAAGTTTTCCATCTCCTTTGCCGTGATCGTATTGTTCTTTGTGGGAGCTCCCTTAGGGGCAATTATCCGTAAAGGAGGAATGGGAATGCCGGTAGTGGTAAGTGTGTTTATTTTTATCGTGTACCATGTTACCAGCTTCAGCTTCGAAAAATTAGGTCGCTTTATGTACTGGACACCCTTCCAGGCAATGTGGACCGCCAATTTCATTTTGCTGCCCATCGGTTTATGGCTTACCTATAAATCTGCTACCGATTCAGTAATCTTTAATATCGAGCTTTACTTGAAGCCCTTTCAGAAAATTTCTGACATCTTTGTTGGTCGTTTCAAGAAGCTTGGATCTTGAGAATTTTACTCCTCAGTAATAAAGTCCCTTTTCCCGCTAAAGACGGGAGCAGCATAGCTATGCGTTCTATGGCAGAGGCCCTTCGGCTCAATGCTATTGAACTGCATTTACTCTGCTTAAATACCCAAAAGCACTATCGGGAGCCCGCAGAAATAGAGAAGCACAAACCCGAAGGAATCAACCTTGAGTATTTCGATGTAAATACCAATGTAAACCTTTGGTCAGCAGGCTTAAATTTACTGAGCGGGCAAGCCTACCATGTTTCCCGCTTTAGGCAGGAGGCATTAACCAAGCGATTGATCGAATTACTGCGAAGTACCCATTTTGATATCATTCAATTGGAAGGTTTACCCATGGCGGTTTACCTACCTGAAATTCGCAAGTACAGCAAGGCTTCGGTAGTATTACGTGCCCATAATATCGAATATCAAATTTGGGAACGCCATGTAGAGCATGAAGAAAATGCTGTACGCAAGGCCTATCTGAATTTGCAAACCCAACGTCTTAAGGCCTTCGAAAAGAAAAGCCTGGAAAAGGTGGATGGTATTGCATTTATTAGTTCCGAAGATCAGAAGATTTACCGCGAATGGGGAGGTCGCAGTCTTAGCACGGTTTCCCCCTGTGGGCTTACGCCGGAAGAAAATCCACCAATTAGCGGATATGAAGCCAAATACGATTTGGTGCATTTAGCAAGTTTAGACTGGTTGCCCAATCGCCAAGGAGCAGAATGGTTCTTAAAAGAAGTTTGGCCCCTTATTTTAGAAGCCCGCCCAGAAACTACCATGGGCTTTGGCGGCAGGGATATGCCTTCCGAGTTTATTGAGATGGGTAGCGAAAACCTCTGGCTCTACCCAATTGTAGAAAGCGCTCGTGATTTTATTGGTCATGGCCAGGTAGCCGTAATTCCATTATTAGCAGGCAGTGGCATGCGTATTAAACTGCTTGAATTCTTAGCCTGGGGAATGCCAACGGTTAGCACCGGTATAGGAGCAGAAGGAATTGCCATTGAGAATTATAAGCATGGAATAATCGCCAATGACCCTGAAAGCTTTGCCGCTGCGGTGGTATATTTGCTCGATGGAAAAGAATCGCGGCAGGAAATGCAAATTCAAGCGCGTAATTTCTTTGAAGAAAACTTCGACAATCAAATTTTAGGTAAAGACCTCATTCAGTTTTACCAGACACTAATCTGAGCACTCAGGCATGACAATTTTTTGGCAATACACTTTTTGGATTAGCCTCCTGGTCATTGGAACGCCCTATTTCATCTACCCCCTGCTGATGCTCTTCTTAGCCCGCTTACGCTCGGAAAAGCCTTTAGGACTGCTCAATGAAGAGGATTTACCTACAGTAGACATCCTCTTTGCTGCTTATAATGAAGAAGCCGTTTTAGAAGAGAAACTGCAATCCTTATTTAATCTGGATTATCCCCAAGATAAAATCCGCATTCGTGTAGGATCCGATGCCAGTAGTGATCGGACTAATAGCATCCTTGAAAATTGGGAAAAGAAAGACAAACGTCTCATCCCCTATCTTTTTAAACGCCGTTCAGGCAAAAGCCCCATCCTTAATTTTATCAAGGATGATAGTGAGGCCGATCTACTGCTCTTAACCGATGCCAATATCATTTTTGAGCCTCAGACTTTAAAACTCTTAGTACGCCGAATGCTGTCCCAGAAAAATGTGGCTGCAGTTGGTGCAGATATCCATTATGGTGATTTCGAAAAGAAGGGCATTAGCGGACAGGAGGATACCTATCTGAAATTGGAGAATCGCATTAAGTATGCAGAAGCGAAAACAGCAGCGGCTCCTTTAGGCTTAGAGGGTGGATGTTATCTGATTAAACGCGACTATTTCCCGGAAATCCCCCCACTCTTTTACATGGAAGATTTCTTTGTGACTTTGCATGTTTTAAATCGCAAGGCCCGAATTTTATGGGAACCCATGGCCAGAGTTTGGGAAGATGTAAGCGTATCTCCCACCGAAGAATACAAACGTAAGGTTCGCATTAGCATTGGGAACTTTCAAAACTTAGTGCATTACAAACACTTTTTATGGCGCCGACTGTGGCCTCAAGGCCTGATGTATTTCAGCCATAAGGTTTTGCGATGGATTAGCCCCTTCTTCCTGCTTTTACTGCTGATAAGTGCTCCACAGCTTCTTTTTGTCCATTGGTTCTACGGCCTCATAGCCGGGATTTATATGGCCTTTATAGGATTGGGACTGTTTGGTATCTTACTTTCGCAGAAATTTTCATCCGGAATACTTCAGTACCCTGGTCATTTTATCAATATGAACCTGGCACTTCTTGAAGGGTTCTTGAACTACATTAAAGGAATAAAGACAAATGCCTGGCAGCCTACCCAAAGAAAACAAGCTTAAACTCAATACCATCGATGAAGCCATTGCCGATATTAAGGCGGGCAAGGTGGTAATTGTAGTGGATGATGAAGATCGCGAGAATGAAGGTGATTTTGTGGCCGCTGCCGAAATGGTAACGCCCGAAATGATCAACTTCATGACCATTGTTGGGCGTGGTTTAATTTGCACCCCTCTGATTGAAGAGCGCTGTAAGGAACTGGAGTTGGATCCTATGGTACGCCAAAATACAGATCCCATGCACACGCAGTTTACCGTATCGGTAGACTTAAATGGAAACGGGGTTACTACCGGCATTTCTGCTGGCGATCGCGCTAAAACAGTGCAGGCTTTAGTGGATCCTAAGACCAAAGCTTCTGATTTAAATCGTCCCGGGCATATTTTCCCATTAATCGCAAAACCTGGCGGTGTATTGCGCCGCACCGGTCATACCGAAGCGGCCATTGACCTTGCTCGTCTTGCCGGAAAGGAACCCGCTGGAGTGATTGTGGAAATCATGAATGAAGATGGTACCATGGCTCGTCTTCCTCAGCTTAGAGAAATTGCAGATAAGCATGATCTTAAGCTGGTAAGCATTGAAGATTTGGTAGCCTATCGCATGGAAGCCGAGAGCTTAATAAGCTTGGAAGAGGATTTTAATCTCGATACAGAATATGGCGAGTTCCGTCTGTGGGCCTTCCGTCAGACTACCAATGATCAAATCCACATTGCCCTAACCAAAGGCAGTTGGGAGCGCAATGAACCGGTATTAGTACGTATGCACAGTGCCAGCGTTGCCCACGATATCTTTGAAATTCTTACCGGTGATAGCAGTCATCAATTGGGTAAAGCCCTCAATAAAGTAAGCGAAGAAGGTAAAGGCGCGGTGGTCTATATGAATCAGCACAGCCAAAAAGGCAAGCTTTTAGAACGTATCCGCGAATACCGCATGGCGCAAGAAAGTGGCGACCAAGAACGTCAAGTAAGCTTTAAAAAAGACGCCCGCGACTTTGGTATTGGCGCTCAAATCTTACATCAATTAGGCATCTCCAAAGTGAAGCTCCTAACCAATAATCCTATCAAGCGAGTGGGTATTACCGGTTATGGACTTACGATTACGGAGAATGTGAGAATGTGATTTGATAGAAGTTAGACGTTAGAGTTTAGACTATAGATTGGATCCTAGTAGTTGGTAGTAGGTAGTTAGTTGAAGGTCTATAGGGATTCTACCTATATTCGGGGACCAAAAAATAATGCTTCGCTATGATTAAGCCTATTAAACTGCTCAGTTTCCTAAGTCTCGTATTCCTTTTTAATGCCTGCTCTATGCAGCAAGGAGGCGGCTTAAAGGATATGGTTGCGGTGGTCCAAATGAAAGACCCGGTTCCGGGGGTATGCAATCTCAATTATGTTTTATCGATTATGCCTTTCGAAGGTAATGGCCAGGAGGAAGCAGTGGCTCCAAAAACAGAGGCTGAAATCGAGGAAATGTTAAATAGCCAGGTTGAATTCTTAAAGGGCAAATCTGACTATAATGATGAAGGCATGGTGGGAATTATTGTGAATTGTAAAGGCAAAATGGTGTCTTGTAAAATTGACAATGAGACGCAAAGTCCGGAATTAGATGAGCAGATAGTAGCCGTTTTCAATACTTTGAAGGAATGGAAAGCCGGAACTATCCATGGAAAAGCCATCGATACCATGGTACTATACAGCTTTAAGATTAAAGATGGCCATATTAGTTTGTAGCAGGACTAAGGACCTGAATCGCAATTAATAACAAATAGTCATAAGCTCAGAAAGCCTTGCTAAATCGATCATACAAAGTCTTTGATAAGCTTTAAATCGGTATACAAGCGGTGTACACTTGCTGAAAACCAGCGGATAATAGTAAATTCGGAGAGAATTACTAATGCAATTACATCCCTTGGATAGGGATACAAGTTGCCTGAGGCCATTGGCCCACCCTATTTTTAGCATGACAACCGATATTCTACAAATCAGTACTAGTGCGCAATTACGCAAGTCGATTCGGGATACACTCTGGTATTTCGAATACTTTAAACATGGCTTAAATCTGGACGAAATTCATAAGTACCTGCGCGAAAAAATGGATCGCGAGAGCTTACAAACTGAATTGGATTTAGCCGTTTTCCGAAAAGAGATTTTCGAAAATGAGGGTTATTATGCCCTCTGTCCTCAAAGCCTAGAAATTCGGATTCAGAATAAAGCTCGCAATGAAAAATGGTTAGGAATAGCTAAGAAAATGGGAAGGCTTATTCAAAGTTTTCCCTTTGTTCGTGCCGTAAATATTTCGGGTTCCTTATCGAAACAAGGCCTTACTGGAGAAGATGATGATATCGACTATTTTTTGGTCACCGCCGAAAATCGAGTTTGGACGACTAAATTCTTCTTGATGGTCTTTAAGAAGATCTTTCTGCTGAATTCTAAAAAGTACTTCTGCATCAATTTACTTCGAGACGAAAACCACCTGGCTTTCAAAAGGCATAATATCTATATCGCCACCGAAGCAGTGTCGGTAATTCCCTTAAATCATCCTGAATATTTATCTCAGCTTTTCAAAGAGAATCCCTGGTTAAATGACTACTTCCCCAATGCCCAAATAAAGCAAAGTGGCAAAGACCCTACTCGAATTAAAAGAGCCGTAGAGCGAGTTTTGGACCTTTTTCTGGGTTCTGCTTTCGAAAAATGGTGTCAGGCTTTATTTCATCGCCATGTACAAAATCAAAGTGCAAGCCCCAATGCGCATTATGAAACCACCGATTATTCTTCTGCCTATTTTCCAGATAGCGTGGAAAGTCGCATCCTCAATCATTACCAAAGCAAAGCAAGTCTTATATGACAAGATCTACTATTCTCCTCAGTTTAGTGGTAGGATTCATTTTTTTCGGTCTGGCATTTATCAGACCCCCTAAGTACAATTCGGAAATCGCGGTTTTTGTGCCGCTAACGCTCTTAGAGAAGCAGATTGAACAAAATGGTATTGGCTTTGGTGCACCAGCAGAGATTGACGCGCATATCGAATTGATGCGTTCCCCACGGATTAGCAGCGAATTGAAATCAATTTTCCCAAAGAGCAATTTTGACTTTGAAGTTTCTAAAACCCGGAACAATGCTGTTTTAGTAGAAGTTTGGGCCTCAGATGCAGAAACTTCTGCCTTGATTGCCCAAAAAGTGGTGGACATTACAGATTCCCTCAAGCAAATTATGTTACTGCAAAATGTAGGACAGTCCCATGCATTCGTAAATGAAAGCCTGAAAGAGACACGCCGTGACATGGATAGCCTGCAAGTAATTTTGGATTCGCTGCGCATTGCTGCGATTGAAGACTCCATCGCTCTGGCATCCGAAGTTTTTAAATACGAGCATCTCTTTGGCTCGGAGGTAGTAGCCTTAAATCAACTGAAAATCCGCAGACAGCAATTGGACGCCTACCTCAAGGCTCCAGCGCCCAAATCCTATATTATCTATGCCCCTGAAATCCCAAAAGAAGCTTCAGGAATACCCGCTTGGGCCATTGGCCTAATTGCCGCAGTACTTTCTGCTTCTGCAGGATATGCCTGGCAAATCTATCGTAAGCAAACAGCCTGATGCCCTCTTCAAAGTCATTGTTATGGCTTTTGATCTTTGGCTTTATCGGCCTGGGTCTGGCATTTTACTTCGATCGCTACTGGCATTGGTTAGCCATGGCTTTGGGAGCAGGAATTCTTTGCTTGATTGTTTATTTAAAAAATGGCTTTAAATACCTCATTCCAGCTTTAGTTTTTTGCCTACCCATTTCGGTAGCCCTGCCTATTTCAAGCAGCGCCAAAATGGTTTTACCGGCAGAGTTTATCATTGTGATTTTAGCTCCCATCGTCTTGCTAAAACTTTGGGAACATCAAAAAGACAGATTTCTATTTCGATTCCCCTGGCCGGCTCTTTGGTTGATCAGTTTTATTCCCGGCTTGATCTTTAGTGACTTACCACTGGTTTCTATCAAGTTCTGGATTCTTAATGGACTATATGTGTTGGCCTTTTATTATGGAATCCTGATTTGGCGTGCGGAAGGAGGTAATTTCAATTCACTGGTAAAGCTATTCGCCTGGGCCATGCTTCCAGCTAGCTTAATCGGTCTTTATCATTTTGCGGAGTATGAATTTAATCCCATCACCCTGGCCGGGATTTATAAACCCTTCTTCTATTCACATACCTATTTCGGAGCGACGGTGGCCATCATTGCCGGCTTCAGTTTGGGGAAAGCCAGTCAGGATAAAAGCTGGTGGCCAATAGCAATAGCATTGGGAGTGCTGGCCATGATCAGTGGTTCCAGAGCCGCCCTTTGGAGCATTCTCTTTATGTTGGGAATCTATACCTTATTGCAATTGAAGCCGCTTTGGCGATTTGCACTTCCAATACTTGGACTGACAATAGCCTTAGGCCTTGGAGGCTATTCCAAGCTTGAGGAGTTGTTTACCTATAACCGCTTTCAGAGCTATGACCCTAATGCGAGCATAGTAGAAAAATCCATGTCGGTTACCAATGTGCAAAGCGATGTGAGCAATATCGAAAGGCTCAATCGCTGGGTTTCTGCCTTAAGGATGTTTGAAGAACGACCCCATTGGGGTTTTGGTCCTGGCACTTATCAATTTACCTATATCCCCTTTCAGGAGAAAAAATTGGAGAATCGACTTACAGTGCATAATCCCGACTCCCCACCTGAGGGAAGTGGAGGTACCGCGCATTCTGAAATACTCTTGCAATTAGCTGAAAATGGTTGGCCCTCAGTCTTGCTTTTTTGCCTGATCTTAGGACTTTGGTTCTTTAAGGGATTCACCTCAAAATCAGCCACTAAAGCCTTGTACCTCCCTCTTTTACTAGGATTGAGTACCTATTATTTTCATATGCACTTTAATAATTTCCTCAATCAACCTGCCTTTGCCTTTTTGTTTTGGTCATTTGGGGCAATGATTGATTTTCAAACCAAGCCGGAAGAAGCATGACATATTACGATGAAGTAGGTAATTATTATGATAAAGATGCTCGTGATTTCGAGAATCGCTATTGGAAGAACCAGGCTTTACAGCGGATTCGTCAGGCCTTTCGGGAAGAAGTAAAAAGGCATCCTTTCGAAAATGGTTTGGAAGTTGGGATTGGACCGGGCTTCGACCTTATTCACTTTGCTCGTATTTTTAAGGAGAGTCAATTGTTTGGTATTGATATTTCCCAGGAAATGGTGAACCTAGCCGCCGATAAAATTCCAGGTTTAAACCAACCCAATGCCCAAGTGGCCCAAGGCAGTGTGGAAGATTTAAAGAACTTATTTCCCGAGCAGAAATACGATTTAATCTACGTGTTTTTCGGAGCTTTAAATACGGTTGAAGATCTGCTTTTAGCCTTGAAGGAATTGGAAAAACTATTGGCTCCGGGAGGTCGAATGGTACTCACCTTTGTAAATAAATGGTTCCTGGCGGGAATGCTAATTGAACTACTTAAATTAAAGCCTCGTTGGGCTTTTGCCCGATTGCGAAAAGTTTGGGGTGGCTACTCTCCTACTCAGTTTTTAGCCAGCCGTTGCTATTCCAGTCGGCAGATAAAGGCCTATGCTCACCAAGCAAATTTAAACTGTGATAAACGAGAAGGCTATAGCATCCTATACCCCGCCTGGTACTACCATGGTTTACATAAAAAAATGCCTGCCGCCTTATTGCAAATCCTCTGGAAAATAGACCGAAAAATTGGCAAAGGCCCCTTGGGTGAATTTGGCGAATATGCGCTTTATGATTTTAGGAAGTCGGACTAAGCGCCGCCGCCTTATCAATTACGGTTTTTAATAGGCTATCCAGGTCTTGGAAATAAGGCTGGTATTTCTCCTTCCAGGCTTGATGTTGAGTTCGCACCGGAATATTCGAACACAGGGCTTCCGTTACCGTTTCTCCAAAGCTTTTCAAACATTCCTCCAAGGGAATATTGCGGGTAGGCAATCCCATTATTCGGGCTACAGCCTCAGCAAATTCCTTTTGGGATATCGGCGCAAAGCCATAAAGATTGTAATCTTTTCCGGGCTCTCCTTCTTGATAGCAATGCTTTAATTGACCTGCGCAATCTCCTAGAGGCAAGAGCGACATCATTTGTTGCCCATCTCCATAATAAGGCACTGCACCATGCTCCCAGGCAACTTTTAAAAAGAAATGCAAGAACCAGGAATCCGGACCAAATATCCAAGCCGGTCTGGCCATGCGAACATCTAAAATGCCTTCCTGCTGTGCCTCAATCCAGGGCTGTTCTGCAATTGCGTATTGCTTAGCATAAGCGGTTGGTGCTAAGGGAGCACTTTCATCGATTTCCTCACTTTGTGGACCGTACATTAAGGTTCCGCTGCAATAAACGATCACCGGCGGTTTTTCCATCTTTTTCAAGAGAGCAATCAAACGTCGGTTGGCCTTCTCTCCTTTTAAAGCGGCTTCCTTTCGTTTTTTAGGACTGGTACCGGCTAAACGTGCACAATGGTAAATCACTTTGGGTGGGAAGCGTTTCAGCCAATGCTCTTCCAATTCTTCCAAAGGGTTTAAAATAAGATTAGATCTTTCCATTAGTTCCAGATCTACCCTCCGATTACCAAAGCAAGTGATTAAGGATTTTTCATTTGTATCCTTAAGTAATTCCAAACTAAGTGCTTTTCCAACGTATCCGGTAGCGCCTAAAACCCAGATTGATTCTTGTGCTTTTTCTTGCATGGACTAAAGGTAGAATTATCTGCTCAAAATCTTGAAGGCTTCTATGCTTTAAGCCTATCCTACTCTAATAAATTAGTACTTTGCTCATTCCAAAAAGCTCCGCAAATGAATAGTACTGCTCAAGATGAAAAGATCGCCAAACTAAGCTTTGCATCGGTATACCCGCATTATATCACCAAGGTAGAACGCAAGGGTCGAAGCAAGGCCGAATTACTTGAGGTAATTGAGTGGCTAACGGGCTACAAGGAAGCTGATCTTCAAATGCATATCGATCAAAAATCAAGCTTTGGTGAATTCTTTGACCAAGCCCGTCTTAATCCTAATGCCCATCTTATTAAAGGAGTAATATGTGGTTATCGAGTAGAGGAAATTGAAAACCCGCTCAGTCAAAAGGTTCGCTATTTGGATAAACTGGTAGATGAATTGGCGAAGGGTAAGAAAATGGAGAAAATACTTAGAGAGGCCTAATTCAATTTAAGTATCTGAGATGTCTGGTATTCGCTTAAAAATGAACATAGAGAATATTGTTCTTTTCACTTTTGGGTTGACCTGCCTCCTCAACCTGGTGGATGCTGAAATTAAAGGCCTCTATCTACCAGTTGGATTTTATTTGAGTTGTGTTGCTTGGATCATTCTAAGACTTGCTCAATTATTAAACTGGTTTAAAATTACCGAAGCACTTTTTACCGTACTGATTCTTGCAACTTTTAATATTATACCGCTTTCACCGCTCTTCCAAACCCATTTTCAATTTGGAATTAGTGCCATAACCTTCCCTAAATTCTATATCCTACCCTTTTTGATGACCCTTTGCTTATTAATAAGTAAAAGGAAAGAAATTAAAACCTTTTGGTTGAAAATTCAGGGACGCAGCCCAGAGCAAAAAGCGCAGCAAAGGCTATCCAGTCAAGAACAGTTCAAACAAAAATTTCAAAACCTAAGTGAGGAGCAGTTAATGGCCAAATTAGATCAAAATCTTCAGCCTGGCGCTCAGGATGCTATTCATGAACTTTTGAAGGAAAAGAAGGAAGGCTAAACTATCCTATTGCTTCACTATTAATTGAGTCCACTGTTTTGTAGCTCCGTCCAATCGCAAGAGATACAAGCCTCGACTCAAATTCTGCATGGGAATTAAAAACTGCTTGGCATTGGTATTGGCCGGAACCATTTCCTGATAAACTACCTCGCCATTCAAATTAAGAAGCTGAATGCTAAGAGCTTCTGAAAAATTATTTTGCAGCAAACAGTCTTGTTGATTGGGTACGGGATTAGGATAAACTTGCAGCAAATTCCGATCAGCACCGGCCTGGCCTTGTTCTCCGCTGAAATAAGACAAGGCAAAGCTATAAGCATCCTTAGCAATTTCTTCGCCCATAATCCTACCAGGCATATCATCTACCGGTGGATGGATTCCTCCCCAAATACGCGATAAACTGCATTGATCGGAGGCATCAGTATACTTGGCCCATTGCAGAACGATATCCTCACTGGGACCTTCTTCAAAAACCAAAAATTGATTCTTGGGG
The Croceimicrobium hydrocarbonivorans genome window above contains:
- a CDS encoding O-antigen ligase family protein; protein product: MPSSKSLLWLLIFGFIGLGLAFYFDRYWHWLAMALGAGILCLIVYLKNGFKYLIPALVFCLPISVALPISSSAKMVLPAEFIIVILAPIVLLKLWEHQKDRFLFRFPWPALWLISFIPGLIFSDLPLVSIKFWILNGLYVLAFYYGILIWRAEGGNFNSLVKLFAWAMLPASLIGLYHFAEYEFNPITLAGIYKPFFYSHTYFGATVAIIAGFSLGKASQDKSWWPIAIALGVLAMISGSRAALWSILFMLGIYTLLQLKPLWRFALPILGLTIALGLGGYSKLEELFTYNRFQSYDPNASIVEKSMSVTNVQSDVSNIERLNRWVSALRMFEERPHWGFGPGTYQFTYIPFQEKKLENRLTVHNPDSPPEGSGGTAHSEILLQLAENGWPSVLLFCLILGLWFFKGFTSKSATKALYLPLLLGLSTYYFHMHFNNFLNQPAFAFLFWSFGAMIDFQTKPEEA
- a CDS encoding class I SAM-dependent methyltransferase yields the protein MTYYDEVGNYYDKDARDFENRYWKNQALQRIRQAFREEVKRHPFENGLEVGIGPGFDLIHFARIFKESQLFGIDISQEMVNLAADKIPGLNQPNAQVAQGSVEDLKNLFPEQKYDLIYVFFGALNTVEDLLLALKELEKLLAPGGRMVLTFVNKWFLAGMLIELLKLKPRWAFARLRKVWGGYSPTQFLASRCYSSRQIKAYAHQANLNCDKREGYSILYPAWYYHGLHKKMPAALLQILWKIDRKIGKGPLGEFGEYALYDFRKSD
- a CDS encoding NAD-dependent epimerase/dehydratase family protein, producing the protein MQEKAQESIWVLGATGYVGKALSLELLKDTNEKSLITCFGNRRVDLELMERSNLILNPLEELEEHWLKRFPPKVIYHCARLAGTSPKKRKEAALKGEKANRRLIALLKKMEKPPVIVYCSGTLMYGPQSEEIDESAPLAPTAYAKQYAIAEQPWIEAQQEGILDVRMARPAWIFGPDSWFLHFFLKVAWEHGAVPYYGDGQQMMSLLPLGDCAGQLKHCYQEGEPGKDYNLYGFAPISQKEFAEAVARIMGLPTRNIPLEECLKSFGETVTEALCSNIPVRTQHQAWKEKYQPYFQDLDSLLKTVIDKAAALSPTS
- a CDS encoding DUF2200 domain-containing protein, encoding MNSTAQDEKIAKLSFASVYPHYITKVERKGRSKAELLEVIEWLTGYKEADLQMHIDQKSSFGEFFDQARLNPNAHLIKGVICGYRVEEIENPLSQKVRYLDKLVDELAKGKKMEKILREA